GCAAGAACTATACTCATAACAGCGGCACCGGCTGCAGCACTAGTGGCAGCAATTATAGAGAGATCGCGATGTGCGATGCTGACAGTCCGTTCTCCAAAAAGATCATGTGCATACTGACGCCATGATTCGACTGTGTTAGATGGTGGGAATTGTAGTGGATGCGGGTGGAACGATTCGAATGTGTCGGTTACTGCATTTTCCGTGGGCCGCTCTTCGGGCTTGGTTTTTGTCACAGTGGACCCGACAGTCACATCAGAGGGAGCTTCCAAAGCGAGATTACTTGTAGAAGATGAGGTATCTGAGGCAGAAGCCACTGCTCCTGTGGTGGCAACAGATGCTTCGGCAGAGGGCAGAGGCTGGGTGTGTGCAAGGactttctctttctcaatAGCCTCCAAgaccttctcctcaaaccccttGACAAGTCTCTTCCGGCGCCAGGGCTCAACGCCGAtctggaagatgaggaaaagGAGGACGTTTACTCCCATCAGACCCCAGGTCCCCCATGTACTCATACGGCGAATCTTGTCCGACCAAACTTGCTCCTCGTGGTAGCGAGATAGGATATTCTTCGTAAGCTGGGCAGCGGCCTCTTCCGACTCACGTTCAGCAGCAGACAGGGCTTCCTGTGTTTCGTTCTCGGACACTTCGTTTGTATGGTCATTGCGATACAGTAGTGTAAATCGTTCCAGATCTGCCGAGGACCAGGCGTGCTTGCGTTGTAGTAGTTCGTTGACTTCGCGCTGCGAAGTCGAACGTCGGTTTATGGCGGCTGCGTAGGCCTCTTTCGCTGTTCGGACTTTCACGCGAGCGGTTCGAAGTCGGTCCTCTATGGGAGGGTGTTAGTAGGAGCCAAAGGGTAAAAAAAAGTGCTTCGGAGTAAAAATCCAACCTTGCTCGTGTATGCTGCGTTTGAGAGCCTCGATTGACGAATATCCTGTCAGATCGTTCAGCCGCTGGCCCGCGACGAAGACATTCGACTGCACATTATCCATCACCGTGGAGAACTGCTTCGAAAACTGCGACCGTCGGTCCTCCAGATATGAAGGAAGACCTCCAGACTCTGACCGACTGGTATCGacctttcccttcccctcctgtCCCTGTGTATGTACCGTGTCCGCGGCCTGCGGAGTTCCCTGCGCCCCCGCATCTGTCTCTCCCTCCCGACTACCATCCGGTGTAGCTAAGGGATTACCCACATCCCTTGACTTCTCTTCAGGCTTCCCGTCCGTCGACCTTTTTATTTCGTCCGAAAATAAGGCGGGTTGTGATCGGAATTGGCATCGTAGGCAGACGGAGAAATCTCGCCGTGTATTTCCGGTGTAGCGAAATGATTTAGGgagaggaaatggagaaaCTGGCGACCGCACCGGTAAGGACGTCCGAGATGTATTTATACCCGTCCATATAGACTGTCTAAGCAGCCATGGCATTGACTGCATTGTGGTTGTGAGCGGTCGCAAGGACCATCgggtgttgttgggttgTGACCGGTTAAGTTCCAAGGTTGGCGGAGAAAGGTCGGCGGCTCTTCCGCGCAGAACCACATGTGCTACCGTAGTgccgaccatggccagcaaaCACTCGCATTATTTTTAAAACGCTCATGTTAATCAAATTATTTATGAGGTATCAAGATTAATATATCAATCAAGTACAGTTTTGGTCTTATACAAAGTATCTGTGGTGCAGCGCGGTTATGTCATCGCATAAAAATGAATATACACCGAGTTATGTACTAATCATACAAGAAGCGTCGCGATAGCCACAATAAAGGCGCCAGGAAAGACCAATAACGCATGACAATAACACATACAGTTCATAACACATCGCAACGCTCATCACTAATAGTTCGTTCAAAAGGGTTTATCGGTTCGGGTAGTAGGGGTATCTAGGTGGTGTAATTGTATTGATTCTTCATGTCGATATCTTAGTCATGGTTCTGTACTTTGTTGTCTCCCTTGACAGCTTCAGCATACGTAGGAGGTGCGCGAGCCTCGTCATGCccttggctgctgctgccggccGCACTCTGTTCCTGTTGAGGTTTAGGCGCGGACTCTGATGGTTGTGACCGGGATTCTGGGGCTTGCGAGGCTAGAGTGCCGTAACCTCTCTGAGAAGGTGACGGGCCGGACTGGTGAGAAACGTAGTAGTATGTTACGTGTCCGTTCTCGACGTCCCCTCTCCGGTTGGGGACTGGCTCGTATGATGGGTCGTCATAATCCGGCTCTGGGTATTTGAGGATGATGTACCAAGCATGAAGGAGGCCAGGGATGTATCCGAGACAGCAGAGGGCAATGTTGATGATAGAGTCGGCCGTGCAGACACCTAGTTTAATCCACACTGCGAGCATCGAGTTAGCGGACGATTTGACCATGGTGCAGAGAGTCGCTTTACCTGATACAGGTGGGAAGAATATTGCCAGAATGGCAAGAAACAAGTCGGAACCACACATGATTGCTGGTTAGCAAGATTTCACTGGGTGTGTAGATTTCAATTAAGACGCAGGATTTGGCTGGAACAACGAGTCTGAGGATGCAGATGGTGATAAAAGGAATGACGGATGGTTGCCTACGGCGGGGATACTACTACAAGACTAAGCCACAGTCAGATGAGGTCACTACGACCAGGTCACATGTTTTACAGCGCGTTTATTGGATTGCGCGACATATCTCTGCCACATGATGCCAAGCTAGATTCAACCCTTGAGAATTATTCAGTGTTCACTGCAAGAAAATATACTCATGGAAATTAAAGAAAAATTACCGAATGAGCATGCAAAAGCTGAAAGGAACTAGAAAGGGAGCGGGTGAGAGAAGTCTAAAAACGGATGACGGCATGTACTGGTTACCGTCGTCATAGCCCCGTCGGCACGAGAAGAGCCTGCTATCACTAAAATGGTGGCATACTTGATTGCCTATTTTCCTGGCTGTGGCTTTGACTGGTGTGATTGATTTATTTACaaatactccgtacaccgTATACAGGGATAAATTATCGATACCTCCAGCAAAGGATCTGACAACTCTTGTACCGGTAGATCTGTATTTGGTCTAGTGCACCTTCCTATTGAGTACTAAGCGCAGGGTGGTCTCCGCAATTGAGGTTCGTTGTGAGCCTGTGAGGGCGTCTAATTATTGCCACATTCTAACGCTCTACAGCCAACGCACTCAGGGCCGGCCGCTTGAGACACAAGATGGACCATGGCCTGATTAAAAGTACAATACAGCACCTATAGCAAGTGATCTGCTGCCCATAAATAGGAAGAATAAAGAAGAATGGGGCACAAAGCAGTGAGAGGCAGATTTCAAAGGGCAgcggctgcagcagcagcacaaCACGCAGAGATCCAAAAATGAAAAGGTTAGAAGGGTCACAACTTGCAAATCAGTGAGAACCCAGCTTTAAAAGGGTGGGAGCGGCAGCAGTGCATAGAGAGATctaaaaacaaaaagcatAGCATGTCCTGGTTTCGATCCAGGGTCCTCCGGGTTATGAGCCCGGCGCTCTTCCCCTGAGCTAACATGCTTTCTGGTTGCAGAGTAGTTTGTAATACAGGGCTGTGTGGGCTATGTGGGCTATGTGGGCTATGTAGGCTATGTGCGAGTTTCTGGAGAGTCTGACGCAGGATGAAAGTCTTTAATTTGGATCCTGGTTTTGTCCCGCCAGTTAGGTCGAGCCGCTAAGATTGTGGGTCTGTTTGGGTTTCCACCAATGGAAGGCAAATTTGGTGCGGGAATGGGCCCCACGCTAGGCTATATTTGGAATAGATCAATTCTCAGCCCCACCTCAACCATGAAGCAGTCATCAAGCATCATCTCAAACCTGTGATTTGGTGTAATCTCCAGGTCTTCGTGAGTAGGCTCTCGATGAGAATGAAGCATTTGGTagactacggagtactctTGGTGGTTTGATTATGTGGTGATACAATGGTATGACATGGGTAAGAGTTCAACCATGTCACACATAACGCTCTCGAATCACTACCTACAACCAGGACAGTTTCCACCCGACCTGGTTGGAGACACCGAGGGTGAACTATTTATCAGGTATTCGCTATGCTGCATCTGTATAGAAATTCAGCTCATTGGTGATGGCTGACAA
Above is a window of Aspergillus puulaauensis MK2 DNA, chromosome 2, nearly complete sequence DNA encoding:
- the she9 gene encoding putative mitochondrion biogenesis protein (She9) (BUSCO:EOG09264LJU;~COG:U;~EggNog:ENOG410PGX2;~InterPro:IPR008839;~PFAM:PF05546;~TransMembrane:2 (o293-313i442-464o)) — encoded protein: MQSMPWLLRQSIWTGINTSRTSLPVRSPVSPFPLPKSFRYTGNTRRDFSVCLRCQFRSQPALFSDEIKRSTDGKPEEKSRDVGNPLATPDGSREGETDAGAQGTPQAADTVHTQGQEGKGKVDTSRSESGGLPSYLEDRRSQFSKQFSTVMDNVQSNVFVAGQRLNDLTGYSSIEALKRSIHEQEDRLRTARVKVRTAKEAYAAAINRRSTSQREVNELLQRKHAWSSADLERFTLLYRNDHTNEVSENETQEALSAAERESEEAAAQLTKNILSRYHEEQVWSDKIRRMSTWGTWGLMGVNVLLFLIFQIGVEPWRRKRLVKGFEEKVLEAIEKEKVLAHTQPLPSAEASVATTGAVASASDTSSSTSNLALEAPSDVTVGSTVTKTKPEERPTENAVTDTFESFHPHPLQFPPSNTVESWRQYAHDLFGERTVSIAHRDLSIIAATSAAAGAAVMSIVLALARSR
- a CDS encoding putative stress response RCI peptide (COG:S;~EggNog:ENOG410PSE0;~InterPro:IPR000612;~PFAM:PF01679;~SECRETED:SignalP(1-20);~TransMembrane:2 (o6-26i33-53o);~go_component: GO:0016021 - integral component of membrane [Evidence IEA]); this translates as MCGSDLFLAILAIFFPPVSVWIKLGVCTADSIINIALCCLGYIPGLLHAWYIILKYPEPDYDDPSYEPVPNRRGDVENGHVTYYYVSHQSGPSPSQRGYGTLASQAPESRSQPSESAPKPQQEQSAAGSSSQGHDEARAPPTYAEAVKGDNKVQNHD